A section of the Ruania halotolerans genome encodes:
- the galE gene encoding UDP-glucose 4-epimerase GalE — MTWLVTGGAGYIGAHVVRAFTQAGIDVVVVDDLSSGKAPFVPDGVPFEQASILETERLTEVLRTHAVQGVVHVAGFKYAGVSVQRPLHTYTQNVTGTVSVLEAMAAAGVGSIVFSSSAATYGTPEVDLVTESTATRPESPYGESKLIGEWLLADQARATGLAHTSLRYFNVVGSGSPDLRDVSPHNLFPLVMDALAEGRTPTIMGTDYDTPDGTCVRDYIHVSDLADAHVNAAKALAAGERLQPVYNLGSGDGVSVRQIMDTIAAVTGIDFEPELAARRPGDPARIVASGEAAARDLGWQMTHTLEQMVASAWQARQAATV, encoded by the coding sequence ATGACATGGTTGGTGACCGGCGGCGCCGGATACATCGGTGCGCACGTGGTGCGCGCCTTCACCCAGGCCGGGATCGACGTGGTCGTAGTCGATGATCTGTCCAGCGGGAAAGCCCCGTTCGTGCCCGACGGCGTCCCGTTCGAACAGGCATCGATCCTGGAGACCGAGCGCCTCACCGAGGTGTTGCGCACACACGCGGTCCAGGGGGTGGTGCACGTGGCCGGGTTCAAGTACGCGGGGGTGAGCGTGCAGCGGCCGTTGCACACCTACACCCAGAACGTCACCGGCACCGTCAGCGTGCTGGAGGCGATGGCGGCCGCCGGGGTGGGATCGATCGTGTTCTCGTCCTCGGCGGCGACCTACGGCACTCCGGAGGTGGACCTGGTCACCGAGTCCACGGCGACCCGCCCGGAGTCCCCGTACGGGGAGTCCAAGCTCATCGGTGAGTGGCTGCTGGCCGACCAGGCCCGCGCCACTGGACTGGCGCACACCTCGCTGCGCTACTTCAATGTGGTCGGCTCCGGTTCACCGGACCTGCGCGACGTCTCCCCGCACAACCTGTTCCCGCTGGTGATGGATGCCCTCGCCGAGGGGCGCACGCCCACGATCATGGGCACCGATTACGACACCCCGGACGGCACCTGCGTCCGCGATTACATCCACGTCTCCGATCTGGCGGACGCGCACGTGAATGCCGCCAAGGCACTGGCCGCGGGAGAGCGCCTGCAGCCGGTGTACAACCTCGGCAGCGGGGACGGCGTATCGGTGCGGCAGATCATGGACACGATCGCGGCCGTCACCGGTATCGACTTCGAGCCGGAGCTCGCCGCGCGCCGGCCGGGGGATCCGGCTCGGATCGTCGCCTCCGGGGAGGCTGCGGCGCGTGACCTGGGTTGGCAGATGACGCACACCCTGGAGCAGATGGTCGCCAGTGCCTGGCAGGCTCGCCAGGCCGCCACCGTCTGA
- a CDS encoding META domain-containing protein produces the protein MTIRAALITPLLCAAVLVLAGCGGISGDQPPEEAPANDQQPAASELVGLWRVEADGLDVDTWVQLGSPFSPSDVTVWSQDCTQSGMWRARSGTLLTQLGSWSGACDGPEQPWLVNATRYAASGDGMVLIDAAGEETAQLTINGEPPSNPTIADEFREQPELTEEQRVEWDSTPAPLPEGVEPAAMDDLLGRWVPTQHYSTDPYLELAEGGTWTGSDGCNEVGGRWALTEDGSLLTVSGAQTLIGCEGHDLSSAMAQAAWLVVDGERLAFYGSEGELLDEATRT, from the coding sequence ATGACGATTCGTGCTGCCCTCATCACGCCGCTGCTGTGCGCTGCCGTCCTTGTTCTGGCCGGATGTGGAGGCATATCCGGTGATCAGCCGCCAGAAGAGGCTCCCGCCAACGATCAGCAGCCCGCGGCATCGGAGCTCGTGGGCCTGTGGCGGGTGGAGGCGGATGGGCTCGACGTGGACACGTGGGTACAGCTCGGGTCACCCTTCTCGCCGTCGGACGTCACGGTGTGGAGTCAGGACTGCACACAGTCCGGGATGTGGCGCGCCCGTTCGGGCACCCTGCTGACCCAGCTCGGGTCCTGGTCCGGCGCGTGCGACGGCCCGGAACAGCCGTGGCTCGTGAATGCGACCAGGTATGCCGCATCCGGCGACGGGATGGTCCTGATCGATGCCGCAGGCGAAGAGACCGCACAGTTGACGATCAACGGCGAACCACCCTCGAATCCGACCATCGCCGACGAGTTCCGGGAGCAGCCCGAACTCACCGAGGAGCAGCGCGTCGAGTGGGACTCGACTCCTGCGCCACTGCCCGAGGGTGTCGAGCCTGCCGCGATGGACGACCTGCTGGGGCGGTGGGTCCCCACGCAGCACTATTCGACCGACCCCTATCTTGAGTTGGCCGAGGGCGGCACATGGACCGGATCCGACGGCTGCAACGAGGTGGGCGGCCGCTGGGCGCTCACAGAGGACGGCAGTCTCCTGACTGTCTCCGGCGCCCAGACACTGATCGGTTGCGAGGGACACGACCTCAGCAGCGCGATGGCTCAGGCGGCGTGGCTGGTCGTCGACGGTGAGCGGCTCGCCTTCTACGGCAGCGAGGGAGAACTCCTCGACGAGGCGACTCGCACCTGA
- a CDS encoding dihydrofolate reductase family protein, with protein MTDAESTGRPRTAYVTAMTLDGFIATDDHSLEWLLSRDIDPAGPFSHDAFMAGVGAIVMGRSTYDWIERHREQTGEAWFYQQPTWVMTHRPLEPPAGADVRAASGDVADLHPRLVAAAAGRDVWVVGGGALAADLARAGLLDEVIVSIAPVTLGSGAPLLDGHAELQLMDSGVNREFLCARYRVLPTAP; from the coding sequence ATGACGGATGCAGAATCGACCGGCCGACCCCGCACGGCGTATGTGACGGCGATGACCCTCGATGGCTTCATCGCCACCGACGATCACTCGTTGGAGTGGTTGCTCTCCCGCGACATCGATCCCGCGGGACCCTTTTCCCACGACGCCTTCATGGCTGGGGTCGGAGCGATCGTGATGGGCCGGTCGACCTATGACTGGATCGAGCGGCACCGGGAACAGACCGGGGAGGCGTGGTTCTACCAGCAACCCACCTGGGTGATGACCCACCGCCCGCTGGAGCCCCCGGCCGGCGCGGATGTGCGCGCCGCGTCCGGCGACGTGGCCGATCTCCATCCACGGCTGGTAGCGGCTGCGGCCGGACGTGACGTGTGGGTCGTCGGTGGTGGCGCTCTGGCTGCCGATCTGGCCCGTGCGGGCCTTCTGGACGAGGTGATCGTCTCGATCGCTCCGGTCACGCTCGGATCGGGGGCGCCGCTGCTCGATGGTCACGCCGAACTCCAGCTGATGGACTCCGGCGTGAACCGCGAGTTCCTGTGTGCGCGCTATCGGGTACTGCCGACCGCGCCCTGA
- a CDS encoding helix-turn-helix domain-containing protein codes for MTENRRDRLRELLDAVLDEQHATLGAMADAAYASPFHFSRTLSSGAGEPPVALRRRVMLERAAWRIAHGTSVTDAALEAGYESVDGFARAFARAFGHPPSATTSGTGHRLPAPNGVHFHPPTNLWIDGDGGRPTAHELVATLVHHDVADTAALLEYVSGVDPAALHHRRPGHTVLPWDGPEESVFDLLAATVWTKEVWLAAIEGADQPQRCTRDIAALAARHTEVAARWVAMVRRSDENGAWSDRVVDALCEPPESFVLGGIVTHVLTFSAHRRLLARSWLRESGTDIDDGDPLDWLARRSTS; via the coding sequence ATGACCGAGAACCGCCGTGACCGCCTCCGCGAGCTGCTGGACGCCGTGCTCGACGAGCAGCACGCGACGCTTGGTGCGATGGCCGACGCGGCCTACGCCTCGCCGTTCCACTTCTCCCGCACCCTGTCCTCCGGCGCGGGGGAGCCGCCCGTGGCGCTGCGCCGTCGGGTCATGTTGGAGCGCGCCGCCTGGCGGATCGCGCACGGCACGAGCGTGACCGACGCGGCGCTGGAGGCAGGGTACGAGAGCGTCGACGGATTCGCCCGCGCATTTGCTCGGGCGTTCGGGCACCCGCCGAGTGCGACAACATCCGGAACCGGCCACCGGCTCCCGGCACCCAATGGCGTGCACTTCCATCCTCCGACCAACCTCTGGATCGATGGGGACGGTGGCCGGCCGACGGCGCACGAACTCGTCGCGACTCTCGTGCACCACGATGTGGCCGACACCGCGGCCCTCCTCGAATATGTCAGCGGGGTCGATCCGGCAGCGCTGCACCATCGCCGTCCCGGACATACCGTGCTGCCGTGGGACGGTCCGGAGGAGTCGGTGTTCGACCTGCTCGCCGCGACGGTGTGGACCAAGGAGGTCTGGCTCGCCGCCATCGAGGGCGCCGACCAGCCGCAGCGGTGCACCCGTGACATCGCGGCCCTCGCTGCGCGGCACACTGAGGTCGCTGCGCGGTGGGTCGCGATGGTGCGACGCAGCGACGAGAACGGAGCCTGGAGCGACCGGGTCGTCGACGCGCTGTGCGAGCCGCCGGAGAGCTTCGTGCTGGGCGGCATCGTCACCCACGTTCTCACCTTCTCGGCACACCGTCGGTTACTGGCGCGCTCATGGCTGCGCGAGTCCGGCACGGACATCGACGATGGCGACCCCCTGGATTGGCTTGCGAGAAGGAGTACCTCATGA
- a CDS encoding metallopeptidase family protein: MSQEDFEAAVGEGLDLIPPELARHIDNVVVLVEDDPPAEVGDADLLGLYEGTPLTERGEWWAAGSLPDRITIYRNPTLRFCESADEVAEEVAVTVIHEIAHHFGIDDQRLHELGWG, encoded by the coding sequence ATGTCCCAGGAAGACTTTGAAGCGGCCGTGGGTGAAGGACTCGATCTGATCCCGCCCGAGCTTGCCCGGCACATCGACAACGTGGTGGTGCTGGTGGAGGACGACCCGCCCGCCGAGGTGGGCGATGCGGACTTGCTCGGACTCTACGAGGGCACCCCGCTGACCGAGCGGGGGGAATGGTGGGCCGCCGGCTCGCTCCCGGACCGCATCACGATCTATCGCAACCCCACGCTGCGGTTCTGCGAGTCCGCCGACGAGGTCGCCGAAGAGGTGGCGGTCACGGTGATCCATGAGATCGCGCACCACTTCGGCATCGACGATCAGCGGCTGCACGAACTCGGCTGGGGTTGA